AAGTCTTATATAACTCCCAAGTTAGCCCGTGCGAATACGCACCATTTAACACCACAAGCGCCACAATACTAATTAGCTCACCTAGGATTCCAACATTTAGCGCAAGCTGTAACCAAGGTGTGTTTTTAGGATACTCTTTTAGCATTGCCATAATCATTCCAAGGCTCATAACAGGCAATGCAGCAATATAAAACTCTGATAAATTTGTATTTACAACATACAAAAATGCCATTCCATATAACACTAAAAAATAAAAAAATGCAGATTTTAAAAACCCCTTACCAAGCTTTGTAAAAGTTTTTAAATCCACTTCCAAACCACATAAAAACATTAAAAACAAAAACCCAATATGTGCAACAAACTCCAAAGATTCCGAATGCGAAAATAGTCCAAAATGAAAGGCTAAAGCGCCTAACACAATCTCCACAGCTACTAGTGGCAAACGCGTAAGAGAGCTTAAAAAGGGAGCAACAACAATTAAAATCGCAATAATTCCAAAAGTAATAATGTTTTCCATAAAGACTTAAAAACTCCAAAAATCAAGGCGCAAAATAAAGTTGAAAGTATAGCATTACTTAGAATGCAATCTTAAAAATTGTGGTAAAATGTGCCATTTTTACTAAATTTAGGAAAATTATGGATTTTTTTGCCCCCCTTTTTAATGCCCTATCTAGCAATACCTTATCTAGCGATATGGAATCCAAGCGCGCGATTTTAAAAAAAGACTGCATTTTACAAAAAGGATTCCATTATTTTGACTGGACAGCTAGCGGACTTGGCGCAAAATGCACAGAAGAGCGCATTAACTCCATTTTGCCTTTTTATGCAAATACACACTCTCAAAGCAATACAAATGCAGAATTTATGAGCGAACTTTATGAGGGTGCTAGAGAGCATTTAAAAAGCTTTTTTAATTTAGATTCCAATTTCGCCTTAATTTCCTGCGGCTTTGGTTCAACAGCGGCGATCAAGAAGTTTCAGGAGCTTATAGGCATTTATATCCCCCCTAAAACACGCGCAATTTTGAACCTATCAAAGATTGATAAATCCACACTTCCCTTAGTTGTCGTAGGACCTTATGAGCACCATAGCAACGAACTAAGCTTTAGAGAAGGCTTATGTGAAGTAGTGCGTGTGCCACTCAATGCGCAAGGGCTTTTTGACCTTGACGCCTTAAAGCACATTTTAGATTCCAACAAAGGACGCAAAATCATCGGTTCTTTTGCGCTAGGTTCAAATGTTAGCGGAATTGTTATCCCTTACCAAGAAATTTCTTATCTTATACGCAAACATAATGGGATTGTTTGTTTTGATTGTGCAAGCAGTGCTTCTTATTTACATATTGAGCCACAATTTTATGATGCGATTTTTCTCTCCCCTCACAAACTCTTTGGTGGAATTGGAGGTAGTGGAATCTTAATTGTAAATCGCGCCTTAATTGATAAAACACTTCCGCCAACTTTCTGTGGTGGGGGCGTTGTGGGCTATGTTTCACGCACAAGTGCCAAATATTTTGGTATTGATGAAATAAGAGAAGAAGCAGGAACTCCGGGAATCTTAGCCTTTTTGCGCGCATATTTAGGCTTTGCCTTGCGTCAAGAAATCGGCTTAGAATGGATAAAAGAGGCTAAACTCCCTTACATTAAACAATTTAGAGAGTTTTTAGAAAATGAACCACGCATTACGCATTATGGAAACTTAACACATAATGTATTAGGGATTTTTGCCTTTAATCTTAAAGGTTTTGAACCCTTTGCATTAGCAGAAAAATTATCCAAAGAATACGGAATCCTAGTGCGTGCAGGTTGCTCTTGTGCCGGACCTTATGGACACGATTTGTTAGGTTTAGAAGATGGCACAATTTTTACTCAAAAGCCCGGTTGGATTCGGCTAAATCTCCATTACACGCACACACAGCAAGAAGTTACGCATTTAATTAACACGCTAAAAGCCTTGCTTTCTTAAAAAGTTTTAACAAAACTTCCAAAAACTTTAAAAAAATAATGCTAAAATACGCACGATTTAAATTTAAGGAATTGCAATGGAAGAAGCCAAAAACATTTCAAATAAACTTTTAGAAAGCGTTGAAAGTCTTGTTGAAGAACTAAGAAAATTGCGCGATGAAAATCAATCTTTACGCCAGCAAATTGTGCTTTTAAAAGCTGAAAATGAAGCCAAAAATTCTGAAATTAGCTCTCTGTATGATGAAATTAGCGCAAAAGATCGCGATTTAGAAGGCGCATTAAATAAAATCCAAAATGCGCTAGGACATTAATATATGGATAATGCGTTTCGCGTGAGCCTTGCAGGGCGTTTCTTTGATATTCCCACACTAGAAATCTCCCCAGCCACTCTTGAGGCATTAAAGGCTATCACAGATAATGCAGGCGTAATAAATCCGCGTGATCTTTTGCGTGCGTTTTTAGAATCTTATGAAATCAAAGCCACGCTAGAATCAAGCCTTGCAACTGCGATACAAAAGATCCAAGACGCTAAAAATTAACGCATTTGCAAGAATTTTTCTATCACATCATAATCTTAAAGCGCAATTCTCCATTGCTCACTTACTTTAGTAAAACTTTCCTTGAAAAAGGCACGCTTGTTAGCATTCCCTTGCATTCTAAAATCCTGCAAGGAATTGTGCTTAAGCAATGTCAAAAGCCCAAATTTGAATGCAAAGAAGCCACACCCTTAGACTTCCACTTCTCCCAAGCACAATGCACCCTTGCGGAGTTTATCACAAGTTATTATTGCACTTCTCACTCCCTTGCATTTAGTCTTTTTACGCCCTTTAATAGCGCGCAGAATCTAAATTTACAACCCCTAGACTTTCCGCTAAACTCTTTGAATAAAAGCCAGCTTGAAGCCTTTAACTTCATCAAAAACCGCCAAGATTCCTTGCTTTTTGGCGATACAGGTAGTGGCAAGACAGAAATTTATATGCACTTGTTTAACGCAAGTTTAAAAAAAGGCAAAAATGCGCTTTTTTTAATGCCTGAAATTTCTCTAACTCCGCAAATGGAAAAGCGGTTAAAGGCTGTTTTTGGAGATTGTATTGCATTTTGGCACTCTAAAGTTACAAAGGCTAGAAAAACTCAAATCTTACAAGATTTAAAAGAAGGCAAAGTTAGGATCTTAGCAGGCGCTCGTTCAGCCTTGTTTTTGCCCTTATCAAATTTAGACACCATTGTCATTGATGAAGAGCACGATGATGCGTATAAATCAAGCTCCACTCCTCGCTACCACGCACGCGATGTGGCACTCTATCTTGCTAAAACACAGAATCTAAGAATCGTTTTAGGCTCGGCAACTCCGCTTGTTACAAGCTATCAACGCGCCAAGCAAAACCATAGCCTTTTTCGCTTAAAAGGCACACATTTTAATACACAAAAACACTACCACTTTTGCAAAAATACGGAATCCACACAAATACAAACTACACCCATAGAAACAACTTTGCAAAGAGTCCTAGAGAGTGGCAAGCAAGCCATTGTTTTTTTGCCTACGCGTGCGAATTTTAAACATTTGCTTTGCATAGAATGCAATGAAGCTATTGAATGCCCAAATTGTAGTGTATCTTTAAGCTTGCATTCTAAAGATTCCAGTCTAAAATGCCATTATTGCCACTATACACGCCCCATTCCACAAACTTGCCCTAAATGTCAAGGAATGTTACAAAGCCTACGCATAGGCACACAAGAATTTTCTAAAACCTTGCAAGAGTCCTTACCAAAGGCTCGCATTACCTGTTTTGACCGCGATTCTATTACCACGCAAAAAAAGCTCTCCCAAATTCTTGATGCATTTAATCACCATAAAATTGATATTTTAGTAGGCACACAAATGCTCTCCAAAGGACATGATTATCATAATGTCGCACTAAGCGTAATTTTAGGGCTTGATTATCTTTTAAAAGGAAGTGATTATAGAGCAAGAGAAAGAGCCTTAGCCTTAATGTTTCAAATCTCAGGGAGAAGTGGCAGAAAAGAAAATGGCGAAGTGTTAATCCAAACACAATATGAAGATTTTTTTAAAAAATACTTAAACGATTATCAGATATTTCTAGAAGACGAACTTCTTATGCGTGAAAATTTATATCCACCTTTTATGCGTTTATCTCTTATCCATTTTAAAGATAAAAATCAAATAAAAGCAAAATATCTTATGCAAAAAGCCTTAAAAATTTTACAACAAAAAATCAAAGAAAATACACTTAATGTAGAAATTGTAGGCAGTGGTGAAGCCCCAATTGAACGCATTTTAGACAAGTGGCGTTATTTAATAATGCTCCGCTCTAAAAGCTCTAAGGACTTACACATCGCGCTTTTACCCTTGCGCAATTTTGCTTGCGAGATTGATATAGACCCACTTGAGTTTAACTAAGAGCATAAAGTTTAAACTTCTCTCCCCTTTCTTTATAAGATTTAAATTGATCCAAACTTGCAGCAGCAGGAGATAGCATTGCCACACATTTTGTGGAATCTTTTTTGAATTCCAACAATCTCTTCTTTATACTATCTACCGCCACTTCAAGCGTATAGCACGCTTTAGATTCCACAATCCCAAGTGCAAGCTTACAAAGCCTATCTGTGTTGCTCCCAATCGCAAAAATCTCTATTCCATTGCCCTTTTTTAAAACTTTGATTAAATCAAACAGCGGGCTTAAATCAGCCCCTTTATCATCGCCCCCCAGCACAAGCAAAATCCTTTGATTTTGGTAACTTTTTAAAGCTTCCATTGTGGCATCAATATTTGTCCCCTTGCTATCATCAACCCAAAGATTCCCCGCCCTATCATAAAATTCTTCCATTTTATGCGCCCCAATTTTAAAGGCGTTTAAAAGCGTATAATCTGTTTGTAGCGTTAAAATCTTTGCCCCACACAA
The Helicobacter winghamensis ATCC BAA-430 DNA segment above includes these coding regions:
- a CDS encoding aminotransferase class V-fold PLP-dependent enzyme; this translates as MESKRAILKKDCILQKGFHYFDWTASGLGAKCTEERINSILPFYANTHSQSNTNAEFMSELYEGAREHLKSFFNLDSNFALISCGFGSTAAIKKFQELIGIYIPPKTRAILNLSKIDKSTLPLVVVGPYEHHSNELSFREGLCEVVRVPLNAQGLFDLDALKHILDSNKGRKIIGSFALGSNVSGIVIPYQEISYLIRKHNGIVCFDCASSASYLHIEPQFYDAIFLSPHKLFGGIGGSGILIVNRALIDKTLPPTFCGGGVVGYVSRTSAKYFGIDEIREEAGTPGILAFLRAYLGFALRQEIGLEWIKEAKLPYIKQFREFLENEPRITHYGNLTHNVLGIFAFNLKGFEPFALAEKLSKEYGILVRAGCSCAGPYGHDLLGLEDGTIFTQKPGWIRLNLHYTHTQQEVTHLINTLKALLS
- a CDS encoding primosomal protein N', which gives rise to MQEFFYHIIILKRNSPLLTYFSKTFLEKGTLVSIPLHSKILQGIVLKQCQKPKFECKEATPLDFHFSQAQCTLAEFITSYYCTSHSLAFSLFTPFNSAQNLNLQPLDFPLNSLNKSQLEAFNFIKNRQDSLLFGDTGSGKTEIYMHLFNASLKKGKNALFLMPEISLTPQMEKRLKAVFGDCIAFWHSKVTKARKTQILQDLKEGKVRILAGARSALFLPLSNLDTIVIDEEHDDAYKSSSTPRYHARDVALYLAKTQNLRIVLGSATPLVTSYQRAKQNHSLFRLKGTHFNTQKHYHFCKNTESTQIQTTPIETTLQRVLESGKQAIVFLPTRANFKHLLCIECNEAIECPNCSVSLSLHSKDSSLKCHYCHYTRPIPQTCPKCQGMLQSLRIGTQEFSKTLQESLPKARITCFDRDSITTQKKLSQILDAFNHHKIDILVGTQMLSKGHDYHNVALSVILGLDYLLKGSDYRARERALALMFQISGRSGRKENGEVLIQTQYEDFFKKYLNDYQIFLEDELLMRENLYPPFMRLSLIHFKDKNQIKAKYLMQKALKILQQKIKENTLNVEIVGSGEAPIERILDKWRYLIMLRSKSSKDLHIALLPLRNFACEIDIDPLEFN